One Algoriphagus sp. Y33 genomic window, CCACTCTCCTATCGTCGTGTGTCTTTCCTCCCTCCTTCGGCGGACAGGCGCAATGACGTGCATATTACCAAGTCTTGTCTCTAGCTTCTTGACTCTCGACTCTAGCTTCTTGACTCTTGACTCTTGCTTCTTGGCTCTAAACCAGACATAGTAATCCCACCTTGCTCCAACCGAGCAACCAGCACTAATGAATAATAAGATGTAATGTGTCAGCTCTACCGGCTATTCTGAGCTTGCTGACGTGCGTATGTAGTAACCGATCTGCTCAGGGATGTGCACCTCCCCTTAATCGGTCTTAAAAGTAATCCCATCCTCAGATCGGATTCTTGGGCTTCAGGGGATACAGGCGATCATAGATTGATTGCATACTTCCAAACTGTACAGCCAGAACCAAATATTCAAAATGGACACAGGAGCTTCCACCTTCTATCAGAAAATGAGAAGAAGAAAGAAAAAAGGCAGAAATTGTCTCAGAATGTCCCATTTCAAATGATTCTTAGACAATTTTACCTAGATGTTTCATCAAAAAAGAATAAATTCGGTAGTATAAACTCTATGAATAGTAGTTTAACACTACTATTCATAATAATCGGCATCTAATAGGCTTAAAAGCCGTATTTTTGAATAAATAATTTCATTATGAGAGAAGAAGAAGAACCAGATTTCACCGTATTGGAGAATAAAAAAATCGGCAAGAATTTCTATATGTTCCGCAAATTGACCGATACCAAAGCCTTAGAGGTAGCTGATTATCTTGGAATTAAAGAAGCTACTTATACCAAATACGAAAGAGGAGAGAGCAAGATTACAGTGGATATGGTTCAAAAGGTTTCTGAATTTTTTAAGATTGATCCACTCCAGTTAATCTCTGTACAACCAGGAAATTATGTTGAGGCGATCACAGGATCAAACAATATTGCAATCCAAACAAACAGTATTTATAAAGCTACCGATGCAAAGCAAACTGAGGTAATGATGAAAATGATGGAGACGATGATGCAGATGAATGAAGCGATCCGAAAGATATTGGAAGGGAAGTGAATATACCAATAACCAAGGATTCAGTCGATATAAGATCCCTTTAATTTATTACAATGAGTTCCATCATTAAATCAGCCTTTGCCGTATATCTATTCCTAGTATCCTTTTCTGCTTTTTGCCAAGAAGAAATTCCATGGAAGGAGGACTACGTGTTAGAATTGAATAATTTCAAATCTAATCAGTCAAAAATAGACCCGTCGAAAAACTCAGTTTTTATACAATCAGGAGCTACTATAGATTTTAGTTTTTCTATGTCATCCTACGAATTTATGTTCACCAAGAATTTTAATTCCAAGGTTAAGACCATTTTCAAGCAGAACCTCGCAGTCATCTCAGCTCCTGACTCATTGTCCGCTAACTACCTGCTGGCTTATTCAAGATATGATTTTGATCTTCATGAATTGTATGCGAGAAAATTGAGAAAAGAGCTTTATGAGCAGAAAGGAGCCTTTTCTGATGCCAGTTTTTTCCAGCCCATTTATGAGAAATTAAATCAAGAAATGGTGGCGGAGAATTCAAGGATATTAAATGAAAGTGAATTTGGATCAGAATCTGGTTTTCTAAAAGCCGAGCACGAATCTGTGAGAATACAGATTTTGGAGTTAAGTGATTTTTGCATGGAGTGCAAACCTCCTAAAAAGAAGAAGTAGTCCTGAGCAGAGTTATGTGATTACTGAGGAGGGGAAGGAGGTGGTTTGAAAAAGGAAGGACAGAGTTTAGATAACACTCCCGTTTAGCTAATGCTCCACAGATCACCTATTTTTAAAGACCTTTCGAATATCAAAGTTATTTTTTGGCTTTTTCTTTTTTGGATGCAAACCACCACCAGTCCAAGCTCCAGTAAGCACCCATATTTCGTAATGATATAACCACTCAATGGTCCAAGGCAAAATAGTTTCACTCAATAACTTTCTTTGATTCCACTCTTTCCCATCTGGGAAATACAAACATAGTTCTTGACGTTTGTGGTCGTAAACATGAGGCAGTTTAGTTTTGTTAGGAGCTAAAAGCAAAGGAAGAGGGTTAGTAACCCAAACATCGACTCCTTCATTTTTATGAAACTTAAGTTTTATATCATAGAACTCACTCAAAGGTGAAGGGGTCAAAGTCCCCTTCCAAATAAGTGATTGATCCTTATC contains:
- a CDS encoding helix-turn-helix domain-containing protein, whose amino-acid sequence is MREEEEPDFTVLENKKIGKNFYMFRKLTDTKALEVADYLGIKEATYTKYERGESKITVDMVQKVSEFFKIDPLQLISVQPGNYVEAITGSNNIAIQTNSIYKATDAKQTEVMMKMMETMMQMNEAIRKILEGK